In Microbacterium enclense, one genomic interval encodes:
- a CDS encoding S1 family peptidase, whose product MNRISKAAVGITALGLFLTTAAANPAFAASPGPDAAVDGVDAQLLDAMAAELGTDVAGAADVLRFQAEATGTADDVAAATGDAFAGTWLDESTRTVYAAVTSDGAQTAAAAVGAVPVVAAHSLDDLEGIAARLAASDVPDVIPSWWIDVENNDVVVDVVPGGDQAAADFVATLDAPTDAVRLQTGVEAPETFATIRGGIAYNINNQSRCSVGFAVQGGFVTAGHCGEAGDSTTYGTFQGSSFPGNDYAWVATPNHSPVGEVSDYAGGAVAVKGSTAAAVGSTVCRSGSTTGWHCGQIQAYNSTVRYAEGSVSGLIRTSVCAEPGDSGGSLLAGNQAQGVTSGGSGDCSTGGTTYFQPVNEILQTYGLSLLTS is encoded by the coding sequence GTGAACCGCATATCGAAAGCGGCCGTCGGCATCACCGCCCTCGGCCTGTTCCTGACCACCGCGGCCGCCAATCCGGCGTTCGCCGCCTCTCCCGGGCCCGATGCCGCCGTCGACGGTGTCGATGCCCAGCTGCTCGACGCGATGGCGGCCGAGCTCGGCACCGACGTCGCCGGCGCGGCAGACGTCTTGCGTTTCCAGGCCGAGGCCACCGGAACCGCCGACGATGTCGCCGCAGCCACCGGCGACGCCTTCGCCGGGACCTGGCTCGACGAATCGACGCGCACCGTCTACGCCGCCGTCACCTCCGACGGCGCGCAGACGGCTGCGGCCGCGGTCGGCGCGGTGCCCGTCGTCGCGGCACACTCGCTCGACGACCTCGAAGGGATCGCGGCGCGCCTCGCGGCGAGCGACGTGCCCGATGTCATCCCCTCGTGGTGGATCGACGTCGAGAACAACGACGTGGTCGTCGACGTCGTGCCCGGTGGCGATCAGGCCGCGGCCGACTTCGTGGCCACGCTGGACGCCCCGACCGATGCCGTGCGCCTGCAGACGGGCGTCGAGGCACCCGAGACGTTCGCCACCATCCGCGGCGGCATCGCGTACAACATCAACAACCAGAGTCGCTGCTCGGTCGGATTCGCCGTACAGGGCGGCTTCGTCACCGCCGGTCACTGCGGCGAGGCGGGCGACAGCACCACCTACGGCACCTTCCAGGGCTCGTCGTTCCCGGGCAACGATTATGCATGGGTGGCGACGCCGAACCACTCGCCCGTGGGCGAGGTGTCCGACTACGCCGGCGGTGCCGTCGCGGTGAAGGGCTCCACGGCCGCCGCCGTCGGCTCGACGGTGTGCCGCTCCGGTTCGACGACCGGCTGGCACTGCGGTCAGATCCAGGCGTACAACTCCACGGTGCGCTATGCCGAGGGTTCCGTCTCTGGCCTCATCCGCACGAGCGTGTGCGCCGAGCCCGGTGACTCCGGTGGATCCCTGCTCGCCGGAAACCAGGCGCAGGGCGTGACCTCGGGCGGCTCGGGTGACTGCTCGACGGGTGGCACGACCTACTTCCAGCCGGTCAACGAGATTCTGCAGACGTACGGGCTGAGCCTGCTGACCAGCTGA
- a CDS encoding acetylxylan esterase: MAQTFTDMPVELLREYRPALTAPDDLDAFWDETLAEARDAARPAVLTPVDGPVRALSVQDLTFTGFGGDEIRGWVVRPHGDEVLPAVVEFIGYGGGRGLAGEKIAWAAAGYVHVIMDTRGQGSTWSVGETPDPHGSAAAFPGVMTRGILDPRDYYYRRLFTDATRLVDEVRNMAGVDPTRIAVTGGSQGGGLAIAAAALSGDAVAAVMPDVPFLCDFPNAIVRTPSAPFTEITRFLAVHRDAAERVLRTLSYVDGAILARRIQAPALFSVALMDDVVLPSGVFAAFHALASEDAALEEYTYNGHEGGGYRHWLRQVAWLDARFGR, encoded by the coding sequence ATGGCCCAGACCTTCACCGATATGCCCGTCGAGCTGCTGCGCGAGTACCGCCCGGCGCTCACCGCCCCCGACGATCTCGACGCCTTCTGGGACGAGACGCTCGCCGAGGCCCGGGATGCCGCCCGCCCCGCCGTCCTGACCCCGGTCGACGGCCCCGTGCGTGCGCTGTCGGTGCAGGACCTGACGTTCACCGGCTTCGGTGGCGACGAGATCCGCGGGTGGGTGGTGCGTCCGCACGGCGACGAGGTGCTTCCCGCCGTGGTGGAGTTCATCGGCTACGGCGGAGGCCGCGGGTTGGCGGGCGAGAAGATCGCCTGGGCCGCCGCGGGGTACGTCCACGTCATCATGGACACGCGCGGGCAGGGGTCGACGTGGAGCGTCGGCGAGACCCCCGACCCGCACGGTTCCGCCGCCGCCTTCCCGGGCGTGATGACCCGCGGCATCCTGGATCCCCGCGACTACTACTACCGACGCCTGTTCACGGATGCCACGCGCCTCGTCGACGAGGTGCGGAACATGGCGGGCGTCGACCCGACGCGCATCGCGGTGACCGGGGGCAGCCAGGGCGGCGGGCTCGCGATCGCGGCCGCGGCCCTGTCGGGCGACGCGGTGGCCGCGGTCATGCCCGACGTGCCCTTCCTCTGCGACTTCCCGAACGCGATCGTGCGGACGCCCTCGGCGCCCTTCACCGAGATCACCCGGTTCCTCGCGGTGCACCGCGACGCCGCGGAGCGCGTCCTGCGGACGCTGTCGTACGTCGACGGGGCCATCCTCGCCCGGCGCATTCAGGCTCCGGCCCTGTTCTCGGTCGCTCTCATGGACGACGTCGTGCTGCCCTCGGGGGTGTTCGCGGCGTTCCACGCGCTGGCATCCGAAGACGCCGCGCTCGAGGAGTACACGTACAACGGACACGAGGGCGGCGGGTACCGCCACTGGCTGCGTCAGGTGGCCTGGCTCGACGCCCGCTTCGGGCGCTGA